The following are encoded in a window of Halorubrum aethiopicum genomic DNA:
- a CDS encoding DUF7521 family protein yields MTAIVTAIAVVKFVILILGGSITYIAFKAYRHTGEESLQMMGVGFGILTLGAALTGIANQLFSVGLAHVVLINSLFVASGLAVIVYSLYIQK; encoded by the coding sequence ATGACTGCCATTGTAACGGCGATCGCAGTCGTCAAGTTCGTCATCCTGATTCTTGGTGGTAGTATTACCTATATTGCATTTAAAGCGTATCGACACACAGGTGAGGAGTCACTACAGATGATGGGCGTTGGCTTCGGGATTCTTACACTAGGAGCCGCTCTGACCGGTATAGCAAATCAGTTATTTTCTGTTGGGTTGGCGCACGTTGTACTCATTAATAGCTTGTTTGTCGCTTCAGGCCTCGCAGTGATCGTATACTCTCTGTATATCCAGAAATAA
- a CDS encoding winged helix-turn-helix domain-containing protein, translating to MEDNSVPAEDKPALQDVLDALDDPDCRSILREIHEPMTAKELSEICDIPKSTLYRKLDLLSSACLVKEQDTIGTEGGRVTYYERSFNDVMISIDDMGDFSVNIQHRSRSTDKHLVDIWSMMGDEI from the coding sequence ATGGAAGACAACTCAGTACCGGCCGAAGATAAGCCGGCACTACAGGATGTGCTCGATGCACTTGATGATCCTGATTGTCGATCCATTCTTCGAGAAATTCATGAACCCATGACAGCAAAAGAATTGAGCGAAATTTGTGACATCCCGAAATCAACGCTGTATCGTAAGTTAGATCTTCTCAGTTCTGCTTGTCTTGTCAAAGAACAAGATACGATCGGAACCGAGGGAGGACGAGTAACCTACTATGAGCGATCATTTAATGATGTGATGATTTCTATTGATGATATGGGTGATTTTTCAGTGAATATCCAACACAGATCACGATCTACCGATAAACATCTTGTAGACATCTGGTCGATGATGGGAGATGAAATATGA
- a CDS encoding cbb3-type cytochrome c oxidase subunit I: MSDLPPTSSVKRWLITTNHKDIGILYTITALFFLLFGGVLALLIRIQLWEPTSQILSGLAYNEAVTAHGLIMVFWFLSPFAFGFANYFVPLQIGADDLAFPRLNALSYWMYLFSGVLLSISFFQGGTLSAGWTIYAPLNIPAYTPSIGSTGAILALAMFTIGVTASSVNFLVSIHHSRAEGMGIMDMPMFTWTILATVWMMLFAFAALLAAGLILASDRVLGSVYFSATEGGSLLWGHLFWFFGHPEVYIVFFPALGAMLELFQTFSGRRLVGRKWVIIAICLVSVQSFLVWMHHMFLTTINLEIKTLMMATTIGISLPFDLIVFSLIYTLIKGRIQVTTPFLFAFGALLLFILGGITGVFLGAIVLDYEFRGTYWVVAHFHYVMFGGATALIGAAYYWFPKITGKMYNELLGKIHFVLFFIGFNAVYFSMFLGWETPRRVFEYNPELQIYHQFGTIGAFVLGFSFFIMFYNFAKSYVSGPDAGANPWDYSRTAEWAVSSPPPLENWPNRPSYASGKLEFVKDYVPDGGPAVKTDTDGNRATDGGDTHPKHIKKYPYWDKHPSHASIWPLALSLAVGVLFLGLTGFRDNVVFELGESLASTGVTISNPIYPILIVIGLVGVIWTGVKWGLEDFYAPPTEFAERWPFESVEKVKLGVWFFIASDVIVFGAFLSAAIFVRYNAGWMTWEPLTDALPGLINTFVLLTSSFTVILALVAARRESRKGLLASLGTTIVLGFAFLGIKLWEWNKEIFERGVTISANAHGDPIQASIYYVTTGLHGVHVVIGLLIAIFLFVRAYQGHYLDDERPIEYFGLYWHFVDIVWVFIFPLFYLF, from the coding sequence ATGAGTGATCTTCCACCCACGAGCTCGGTGAAACGCTGGCTCATCACGACGAATCACAAGGATATCGGAATTTTATACACGATCACCGCGCTGTTCTTCCTGCTGTTCGGCGGCGTGCTCGCGCTGTTGATCCGCATCCAGCTGTGGGAGCCGACGAGTCAAATCTTGTCTGGGCTCGCGTATAACGAAGCGGTCACAGCCCACGGGCTGATAATGGTGTTCTGGTTCCTTTCCCCGTTTGCCTTCGGGTTCGCGAACTACTTTGTCCCGCTCCAGATAGGCGCCGATGACCTTGCGTTCCCGCGACTGAACGCACTCTCGTATTGGATGTATCTGTTCTCTGGCGTGCTGTTATCAATCAGCTTCTTTCAGGGCGGCACACTGAGCGCTGGATGGACTATATACGCACCGCTCAACATACCCGCGTACACGCCGAGCATCGGTTCGACGGGAGCGATACTCGCGCTTGCAATGTTCACTATTGGGGTCACCGCCTCTTCAGTGAATTTCCTTGTGTCAATTCATCACTCCAGAGCCGAAGGGATGGGTATCATGGATATGCCGATGTTCACTTGGACCATCCTTGCGACGGTGTGGATGATGCTGTTCGCGTTCGCTGCGCTGCTTGCCGCGGGACTTATTTTGGCGTCCGACCGTGTACTAGGGAGCGTCTACTTCTCGGCCACTGAGGGTGGGTCCCTCTTGTGGGGGCATCTGTTCTGGTTCTTCGGACATCCAGAAGTGTACATCGTCTTTTTCCCTGCACTTGGTGCGATGTTGGAGTTGTTCCAGACGTTTTCCGGACGCCGGCTTGTCGGCCGAAAATGGGTTATCATTGCTATCTGTCTTGTTTCGGTCCAGTCGTTCCTCGTGTGGATGCACCACATGTTCCTCACCACGATCAATTTGGAAATCAAGACCCTGATGATGGCAACAACGATCGGAATCTCGTTACCCTTTGACCTGATCGTGTTCTCGCTGATCTATACACTGATTAAGGGGCGTATTCAGGTTACGACGCCGTTCCTCTTTGCGTTCGGGGCGCTACTGTTGTTCATTCTCGGTGGCATTACCGGGGTGTTCCTCGGTGCTATCGTCCTCGACTACGAGTTCCGTGGCACCTACTGGGTGGTCGCACACTTCCACTACGTTATGTTTGGCGGTGCCACGGCACTAATTGGTGCCGCGTACTACTGGTTCCCAAAAATAACTGGGAAGATGTATAATGAACTTCTTGGGAAGATCCATTTCGTGTTGTTTTTCATCGGATTTAATGCCGTCTACTTCTCAATGTTCCTCGGATGGGAAACCCCTCGCCGCGTCTTCGAGTACAACCCTGAGCTCCAGATTTACCATCAGTTCGGCACAATCGGTGCATTCGTCCTCGGGTTCTCCTTTTTCATCATGTTTTATAATTTTGCGAAGTCGTACGTTTCCGGTCCTGATGCTGGGGCGAACCCATGGGATTACTCACGGACGGCAGAGTGGGCGGTCTCCTCGCCGCCGCCGCTAGAGAATTGGCCGAACCGGCCGTCGTATGCTTCTGGAAAGCTGGAGTTCGTAAAAGACTATGTTCCGGACGGTGGTCCTGCGGTAAAGACCGACACGGATGGGAACAGGGCTACTGACGGTGGTGACACACATCCAAAGCATATCAAAAAGTACCCATACTGGGATAAGCATCCGAGCCACGCAAGTATCTGGCCGCTTGCTCTTTCGCTAGCTGTTGGTGTGTTATTCCTAGGCCTCACCGGGTTCCGCGATAATGTTGTCTTCGAGCTGGGTGAATCGCTCGCATCGACGGGCGTAACAATCTCAAACCCGATATACCCGATACTCATAGTTATCGGATTAGTCGGAGTTATATGGACCGGCGTGAAGTGGGGGCTCGAAGACTTTTACGCTCCACCGACCGAGTTTGCAGAGCGATGGCCGTTTGAAAGCGTTGAAAAAGTAAAACTGGGAGTGTGGTTTTTCATCGCGTCGGACGTGATCGTCTTTGGCGCGTTCCTCTCAGCAGCTATCTTCGTCCGGTACAACGCTGGATGGATGACTTGGGAGCCGCTGACGGATGCACTTCCAGGACTGATCAACACGTTCGTCCTGCTCACCTCATCGTTCACCGTGATTTTGGCGCTGGTGGCCGCTCGCCGGGAAAGCCGGAAAGGATTGCTCGCATCCCTCGGTACAACCATTGTACTTGGATTTGCGTTTTTGGGCATCAAACTATGGGAGTGGAACAAAGAGATCTTTGAACGTGGTGTGACGATTTCGGCCAACGCCCACGGTGACCCGATTCAGGCGTCGATCTACTACGTCACAACGGGGCTCCATGGAGTCCACGTCGTCATTGGCCTCCTGATCGCTATCTTCCTGTTCGTCAGGGCGTATCAGGGTCACTACCTCGACGACGAGCGGCCGATCGAATACTTCGGCCTCTACTGGCACTTCGTGGACATCGTCTGGGTGTTCATTTTTCCGCTGTTCTACCTCTTCTGA
- a CDS encoding transcription initiation factor IIB, translating to MSKEHTREQPAEESACDETSVNDNICPECQGQITRNADSSEAACESCGLVFQSDPIDHGPEWRTFMSDDRDEKGRVGAPMTQLIHDKGLSTKIGWQDQDSYGHAVPERNRFQLHRLRMWDERFRAKNADERNLKQALGEISRMASALGISKPIQETASMLYRRAVEEDLLPGRSIEGMSTASLYAATRKHGTPRPLDEFAVVSRVEKIRIQRAYRYLSRELNLEIEPENPAQYIPQFASALDISDEAERRSRELLEVATEKGIHSGKNPAGMAAAALYAATHLTNEKHTQETVSEIAHVSQVTIQNRYKELLEVYSEHD from the coding sequence ATGTCCAAAGAACACACTCGAGAACAGCCGGCAGAAGAAAGTGCCTGTGACGAGACGTCTGTCAACGACAATATCTGTCCCGAATGTCAGGGTCAGATTACCCGGAACGCCGATAGTAGTGAAGCGGCCTGCGAAAGCTGTGGCCTGGTTTTTCAAAGCGATCCAATCGATCACGGCCCAGAATGGCGCACATTCATGTCAGACGATCGGGATGAAAAGGGTCGAGTCGGTGCCCCAATGACGCAACTAATACATGACAAAGGATTAAGTACAAAGATTGGCTGGCAGGATCAAGATTCGTACGGACACGCAGTTCCCGAGCGCAACCGGTTTCAACTACACCGCCTTCGGATGTGGGATGAGCGGTTTCGAGCAAAAAATGCGGATGAGCGGAATCTTAAGCAAGCACTCGGTGAAATTAGCCGAATGGCATCTGCTCTGGGAATTTCAAAACCGATACAGGAAACTGCCAGTATGCTCTATAGGCGTGCTGTAGAAGAGGATCTGCTACCTGGCCGATCAATTGAGGGGATGTCAACTGCATCATTATATGCAGCTACTCGGAAGCATGGAACTCCACGACCACTTGATGAATTTGCTGTGGTGAGCCGTGTTGAAAAGATTCGGATACAGCGAGCGTATCGATACCTGTCACGTGAACTCAATTTGGAGATTGAGCCCGAAAATCCGGCCCAATATATACCTCAATTTGCGTCAGCACTTGACATAAGCGACGAGGCAGAACGCCGCTCTCGTGAACTCCTTGAAGTGGCAACAGAGAAGGGAATTCATAGTGGAAAGAATCCGGCAGGAATGGCTGCTGCTGCTCTGTATGCAGCAACCCACCTAACCAACGAGAAACATACTCAGGAAACCGTGAGTGAGATCGCCCATGTTAGTCAAGTAACTATTCAAAATCGGTATAAGGAACTTCTAGAGGTGTACTCGGAGCATGACTAA
- the coxB gene encoding cytochrome c oxidase subunit II, whose translation MINPTVLQQGSDWRAQAEVFDEIFLVFLTLGTLVGTIVVTYTLWNVYKYRDDGSEPKADFDAPTVGELPTGQGGPKAKKLFLSFGLSAIVVISLVVYAYGLLLYVEEGPDTSDEGDIEILVEGYQFGWEYEYPNGHTTTGEMIVPADQRVDLNVTSRDVWHNFGSSELRIKSDAIPGEYSNVWFSVSSEQVEKQGGEATYRVECFELCGAGHSAMTGQITVLPQEEWEEWYAGTQSENASSGTNASSIDAAPTGGVPV comes from the coding sequence ATGATAAACCCAACCGTCCTACAACAGGGAAGTGACTGGCGGGCACAGGCTGAGGTCTTTGACGAGATCTTTCTCGTCTTCCTCACACTCGGGACGCTCGTCGGTACGATTGTCGTCACGTACACACTGTGGAATGTGTATAAGTACCGTGACGATGGGAGTGAACCAAAAGCGGACTTCGACGCGCCCACAGTCGGCGAGCTTCCGACAGGACAGGGCGGTCCCAAAGCCAAGAAGCTCTTCCTGTCGTTCGGGTTGAGCGCGATCGTCGTCATCAGCCTCGTGGTGTACGCGTATGGGCTTCTCCTCTACGTCGAAGAGGGGCCCGACACGAGCGACGAGGGTGACATTGAGATTCTCGTTGAGGGGTACCAGTTCGGCTGGGAGTACGAGTACCCGAATGGTCACACCACGACCGGCGAGATGATCGTGCCGGCCGATCAGCGTGTTGACCTCAATGTGACATCACGCGATGTGTGGCACAACTTCGGATCGTCGGAGTTGCGGATAAAATCTGATGCCATCCCCGGAGAGTACAGCAATGTCTGGTTTTCTGTAAGTTCTGAACAAGTGGAAAAACAGGGAGGCGAAGCAACGTACAGGGTTGAGTGCTTTGAGCTATGTGGTGCCGGTCACTCCGCGATGACTGGTCAAATCACGGTGCTCCCGCAAGAGGAGTGGGAAGAGTGGTACGCTGGAACTCAAAGTGAAAACGCATCTAGCGGCACGAACGCATCCAGCATCGACGCCGCGCCCACCGGAGGTGTCCCTGTATGA